In the genome of Diabrotica undecimpunctata isolate CICGRU chromosome 2, icDiaUnde3, whole genome shotgun sequence, the window taatctctgtaatcgattttcttccttttcaaaattaaaacgtatcttttcctatgttcttagatttgttggtaacctaaaatcagccaatcaacgaacagttggaaagctttctattcaggaacaaagtaacgccactaatcaactaattagattagtgcaacaaagatatttgaaggaggaaatagaacaggttaaaggtaattctataaaattcaaatatttgaaaaaattaaatcccttttttgattcacatgatctcctaagagtgggcggaagacttagccagtcagaattagcgtatgacaagcgctttcctcttcttttaccttccaaaggtaattttattaaattacttaTTTCGGGAATCCATATTGTACATCTACATGCAGGCATTCAAGGTACGCACTTCGCCTTGtcacaaaacttttggataatttcatccaaacgtgttattcgtagtgttctttcaaaatgtctttcctgttggagactaaaacctcaaaattatCAGCCACCTATGGGGGCTCTTCCCGACCTACGGATATCCAAGGCCAAACCATTTTCTTGCGTTGGCGTCGACTTTGGCGGTCCTTTTCTGATACGAGCCAATAAGCTTAAAAATGCTAAACGAACGAAAGCCTATATTTGCCTATTTGTATGCTTTGCCACTAAGGCTTTGCACTTAGAATTGGTATCCGAACTTAGTACCGAGGCATTTTTAGCCTCATTCAGACGTTTTATAGCACGCCGAGGACGTTGCTCTGTTGTCTATTCTGATTGCGGAACAAATTTTGTAGGAGCAAAATCCTATTTAGAAGACATTAAGTCACATTTTGACAAAAACGACATCATTACATGGCATTTAAATCCTCCGGCAGCTTCCCATTTTGGTGGATTGTTTGAAGCGGGTATAAAAAGCGTAAAAACACATGTGTCTAGAGTCATAGGCGAACAGGTTTTAACCTATGAAGAATTCAACACATTACTAATACAAATAGAGGCTGTCTTAAATAGTCGTCCCTTATGTCCTGTCAGTAATGATCCAAATGATTTTTCAGTGTTAACACCTGGTCATTTTCTTACACTAGAGCCTTTAAAGATAATTCCCGATCGGGATTACAGTGATGTTAATTTAAATAGACTAAGTCGTTGGCAATTGCTGCAACGATTACATGCAGACTTTTGGCAAAGATGGAGCAGAGAATATTTACATACTCTTCATCAACGCTCGAAGTGGCATAAAAATGAGGGTAATCCTAATATAGGTACACTCGTACTAATACGTAATGAGACCAAGCCTCCCTTACAATGGCAAATGGgtcgaattaaaactttaattttcggtcaagatgatattgctcgcgtagctatcgtacaaaccgcgaaaggtgaacttaggcgacctttggttaagctatgccctttgccttatattgactaaaaatgcaaatatgcattttggtgggtgggaatgttacgtccctccacatattctcagtttttaagtaataattttattattttatttttatatttttaattatttacttaacgtgtgtgtatgctctgtcatcgtaaattaatacggacctgtacagccccccccctagtcttaagggagcaagctacgggCGACACGCATATTTTTCAATCTTAGTTTAGAtatagtcctgtataaatcgtcgcgctaaacactccagtattttaACCTGACAACGTGACCTTGTGagattttgttcccgaatcgcccagtgcactgaggaagaagaagaagtatccatcaacatcacaggtaccgtaatttgattgcatacacacatagtatttatattaattgataaatttacctataacttattttcatattaaaattaaaccagcacctatataaaataaacaattatgagtgaatgtctcttatagaacttaactTCATTCAAAGAGCTTTAAACTAGAAT includes:
- the LOC140433962 gene encoding uncharacterized protein, giving the protein MGALPDLRISKAKPFSCVGVDFGGPFLIRANKLKNAKRTKAYICLFVCFATKALHLELVSELSTEAFLASFRRFIARRGRCSVVYSDCGTNFVGAKSYLEDIKSHFDKNDIITWHLNPPAASHFGGLFEAGIKSVKTHVSRVIGEQVLTYEEFNTLLIQIEAVLNSRPLCPVSNDPNDFSVLTPGHFLTLEPLKIIPDRDYSDVNLNRLSRWQLLQRLHADFWQRWSREYLHTLHQRSKWHKNEEGSYQYVLIVERNEDRQKKKNYKRESSESEAEIKRREESREEENVREKIEKRVEESRRTRERPEKRVEILKVGEESPQKTETK